A genomic region of Paenibacillus thermoaerophilus contains the following coding sequences:
- the uvrC gene encoding excinuclease ABC subunit UvrC, whose product MANEIIRHKLALLPDKPGCYLMKNADGAIIYVGKAKVLKNRVRSYFTGSHNVKTQKMVGEIADFEYIVTKNNMEALILECNLIKQHMPRYNVLLKDDKTFPYIKITNERHPRLEVTRRVVKDKAKYFGPYPNGYAAQQTKKLLDRLYPLRKCRTIPDKVCLYYHIGQCVAPCEFEVSPDEYERMIAEISRFLNGGAGAIKEELTARMMEAAEALEFEKAKELRDQIHQIDLLMDKQAITTADVTDRDVFGYAVDKGWMCVQILYMRQGKMIERHATSFPFYGEEAEDFLTFVSQYYSENPALPREILLPELGEGGEDAAEGLQQWLGTKVLTPRRGAKKSMVAMAVENARQALEEKFRLIERDEQRTVQASANLGELLGIGPIRRIEAFDNSNIQGTSPVSAMVVFVDGKPSKKEYRKYKLRTVQGPDDYESMREVIRRRYERVLKEGLELPDLIVVDGGRGQISAAIDVLENELGLFVPVCGLVKDAKHRTAQLMTGDPPEPVPLARDSQEFYLLQRIQDEVHRFAVTFHRQTRGKSMTMSRLDAIPGIGEKRRKLLLKHFGSIARMREASIDEYREIGIGDKLAKQILLALREEEAKSDGGAEMPAQVAEGAAPYGASAGGRAES is encoded by the coding sequence TTGGCTAATGAGATCATCCGCCACAAGCTGGCGCTGCTGCCGGACAAACCGGGCTGTTACCTGATGAAAAACGCGGACGGCGCCATCATCTACGTCGGCAAGGCGAAGGTGCTCAAAAACCGCGTCCGGTCGTATTTTACCGGCAGCCATAACGTCAAGACGCAGAAGATGGTCGGCGAGATTGCCGATTTCGAATATATCGTCACGAAAAACAATATGGAGGCGCTGATCCTCGAATGCAACCTGATCAAGCAGCATATGCCGCGCTACAACGTGCTGCTGAAGGACGATAAAACGTTCCCGTATATCAAAATTACGAACGAGCGTCATCCGAGGCTGGAGGTGACGCGCCGGGTCGTGAAGGACAAGGCGAAATATTTCGGCCCTTACCCGAACGGCTACGCGGCCCAGCAGACGAAGAAGCTGCTCGACCGGCTGTATCCGCTGCGCAAGTGCAGAACGATCCCGGACAAGGTCTGTTTGTATTACCACATCGGCCAATGCGTCGCTCCGTGCGAATTCGAAGTTTCTCCCGATGAATACGAGCGCATGATCGCGGAAATCTCGCGGTTTTTGAACGGCGGCGCCGGCGCGATCAAGGAAGAGCTGACCGCCCGAATGATGGAGGCGGCGGAGGCGCTTGAGTTCGAGAAAGCGAAGGAGCTGCGCGATCAGATTCATCAGATCGACCTGCTGATGGACAAACAGGCGATTACGACCGCCGACGTGACGGACCGGGACGTATTCGGCTACGCGGTCGACAAGGGCTGGATGTGCGTCCAGATCCTCTATATGCGCCAAGGCAAAATGATCGAGCGCCACGCGACGTCGTTTCCCTTCTACGGCGAAGAGGCGGAGGATTTCCTGACGTTTGTCTCGCAATATTACAGCGAGAACCCGGCTCTGCCGAGGGAAATTCTGCTGCCGGAGCTTGGCGAAGGAGGCGAGGACGCGGCCGAAGGGCTGCAGCAGTGGCTCGGGACGAAGGTGCTGACGCCGCGGCGCGGGGCCAAAAAATCGATGGTCGCCATGGCGGTCGAGAACGCCCGGCAGGCGTTGGAGGAGAAGTTCCGGCTTATCGAGCGCGACGAGCAGCGGACCGTGCAGGCTTCGGCCAATCTCGGCGAACTGCTGGGCATCGGCCCGATCCGCCGGATCGAAGCGTTCGACAACTCCAATATTCAAGGGACCAGTCCGGTGTCGGCGATGGTCGTGTTCGTCGACGGCAAGCCGAGCAAAAAGGAGTACCGCAAATACAAGCTGCGCACCGTGCAGGGACCGGACGATTACGAATCGATGCGGGAGGTCATCCGCCGGAGGTACGAGCGCGTGCTGAAGGAAGGGCTCGAGCTGCCCGATCTGATCGTGGTCGACGGCGGACGCGGGCAAATCTCCGCGGCGATCGACGTGCTGGAGAACGAGCTTGGCTTGTTCGTCCCGGTCTGCGGCCTCGTGAAGGACGCGAAGCACCGGACCGCCCAACTGATGACGGGCGATCCGCCGGAGCCGGTGCCGCTCGCGCGCGACAGCCAGGAATTTTATCTGTTGCAGCGCATTCAGGACGAGGTGCACCGGTTCGCCGTCACGTTCCACCGCCAGACGCGCGGCAAATCGATGACGATGTCGCGGCTTGACGCGATCCCCGGCATCGGCGAGAAACGGCGCAAGCTGCTGCTGAAGCATTTCGGCTCGATCGCCCGCATGAGGGAAGCGTCCATCGACGAGTACCGCGAGATCGGCATCGGCGACAAGCTGGCGAAGCAAATTCTCCTCGCGCTGCGCGAGGAGGAGGCGAAGTCCGACGGGGGCGCGGAGATGCCCGCGCAGGTCGCCGAAGGTGCGGCGCCGTACGGGGCTTCGGCCGGAGGCCGGGCGGAATCGTGA
- a CDS encoding HD-GYP domain-containing protein produces the protein MNSGLTVVGSPVRKVRPSSDVPGWKNMLKNKHAPTYTHCIRVAKLAHMLGTAMRLTEKELAQLGTGCCLHDIGKLMIPNSILNSSKPMTDREWRLMKLHPEIGSDILERTTSVDREVIEIVRHHHERWDGTGYPAGLKGADIPLFARICSVVDAFDSMISERPYRKRRTIEEAVTELIAHGGTQFDTAIVLQFEAIVKDVQYLYPIKIQANESSRTRHEERADTQG, from the coding sequence ATGAATTCTGGGTTGACGGTCGTCGGATCGCCGGTTCGGAAGGTTCGTCCAAGCTCGGATGTGCCCGGATGGAAGAACATGCTGAAGAACAAGCACGCTCCGACCTACACGCACTGCATTCGGGTGGCCAAGCTCGCGCACATGCTCGGAACCGCCATGAGGCTGACGGAAAAAGAACTGGCCCAGCTCGGGACAGGGTGTTGCTTGCACGACATCGGAAAGCTCATGATTCCCAATTCGATCCTGAACAGCTCGAAGCCGATGACCGACCGGGAGTGGCGCCTGATGAAGCTTCACCCGGAGATCGGCTCGGACATATTGGAGAGGACGACCTCCGTCGATCGGGAGGTTATCGAAATTGTCAGGCACCACCACGAACGGTGGGACGGCACAGGGTATCCCGCAGGTCTGAAGGGCGCGGACATCCCGCTGTTCGCCCGCATTTGCTCCGTCGTCGACGCCTTTGACAGCATGATCTCGGAACGGCCTTACCGCAAGCGCCGGACGATAGAAGAAGCCGTCACGGAGCTGATCGCTCACGGGGGAACGCAGTTCGACACGGCGATCGTCCTCCAATTCGAAGCCATCGTCAAGGATGTGCAGTATTTATATCCGATCAAGATTCAGGCGAACGAATCCTCGCGGACACGGCACGAAGAGAGGGCGGACACTCAAGGGTGA